One Dasypus novemcinctus isolate mDasNov1 chromosome 1, mDasNov1.1.hap2, whole genome shotgun sequence genomic window carries:
- the LOC101446987 gene encoding alpha-S2-casein-like yields MEEQGINSVAITGLSLPLPGLLVFHLGNKDKVNMKFFIFTCLLAVALAKHKMDYHSSSEESAIISEEQIKQGKNVFIRPSEETTKKIGEMELSSRPSSEESAEVSAEKNKLTEEEKYHLKQLNKISQIYQKLNLPLYLQASRQYQVAMNPWTHLNTRTFFPLVPTLNREQFFSNEEPASFSQEQYKQDKDAFMHRSQETTKKTADMESSRSSSTEESTEVVTEKTKLTEQEKNYLKQLNKIHQYYQKFPISQYLKAVQQYQKAVNPWDHIKTNTYQIFPFLV; encoded by the exons ATGGAGGAGCAAGGTATAAATAGTGTTGCGATAActggcctcagtctcccactACCAGGGCTTCTTGTCTTTCATCTAggaaacaag GACAAGGTAAACATGAAGTTCTTCATTTTTACCTGCCTTTTGGCTGTTGCCCTTGCAAAGCAT AAGATGGACTATCACTCCTCCAGTGAg gaATCTGCCATTATCTCTGAGGAA CAAATTAAGCAAGGCAAGAATGTGTTCATTCGCCCCAGTGAG gaAACCACCAAGAAAATTGGTGAAATG GAATTGTCTAGCAGACCATCTAGTGAG GAATCTGCTGAAGTTTCTGCAGAg aaaaataaactcacagaggaagaAAAGTACCACCTTAAACAACTG AACAAAATCAGCCAAATTTATCAGAAGCTGAACCTCCCCCTGTATCTTCAGGCTTCTCGTCAGTATCAGGTTGCAATGAATCCATGGACTCACCTAAATACAAGGACTTTCTTCCCCTTGGTTCCCACTTTG aacAGAGAGCAATTCTTCAGCAATGAG GAACCTGCCAGCTTCTCTCAGGAA caatataaacaagacaaggatgctttcATGCATAGGAGTCAG GAAACCACAAAGAAGACTGCTGATATG GAATCTTCTAGGAGTTCATCTACTGAG GAATCAACTGAAGTAGTCACTGAG aaaaCTAAGCTGACTGAACAAGAAAAGAACTACCTGAAACAGCTG aacAAAATCCACCAATATTATCAGAAGTTTCCAATCTCTCAATATCTCAAGGCTGTTCAGCAATATCAGAAAGCTGTAAACCCATGGGATCACATTAAGACAAATACTTACCAAATTTTCCCCTTTCTG gtttga